From a region of the Balaenoptera musculus isolate JJ_BM4_2016_0621 chromosome 15, mBalMus1.pri.v3, whole genome shotgun sequence genome:
- the LOC118880913 gene encoding uncharacterized protein C16orf90 homolog, whose translation MEALVCVFSQLRIREACDYTVPSRPLWPTSHQSPALPSTDAVSWVRGRTSHPDTPPNIYDGGLGAQQQQCPSAQGSKPKNFRLYHLRGLALYLPGLMQPAGQCETHWLGQLMAGGCLPQPEGTVWPLDLKQGALGSGNSHHSALLEVRQPGKYR comes from the exons ATGGAAGCCTTGGTCTGTGTGTTCTCTCAGCTGCGCATAAGAGAAG CATGTGACTATACTGTCCCCTCACGGCCTCTGTGGCCCACCAGCCACCAAtctcctgctctcccctccaCAGATGCAGTGAGCTGGGTCCGAGGACGCACCAGTCACCCCGACACACCACCCAATATCTACGAcggggggctgggggcccagcaGCAGCAGTGTCCCAGTGCCCAGGGAAGCAAGCCCAAGAACTTCCGGTTGTACCACCTCCGGGGTCTGGCTCTCTACCTGCCAGGCCTCATGCAGCCTGCCGGCCAGTGTGAGACCCATTGGCTGGGCCAGCTCATGGCCGGGGGCTGCCTCCCACAACCTGAGGGCACAGTCTGGCCCCTGGACTTGAAACAGGGGGCTCTGGGCTCAGGTAACAGTCACCACTCAGCCCTTCTGGAAGTTCGACAGCCTGGGAAATACAGGTGA